The Leishmania panamensis strain MHOM/PA/94/PSC-1 chromosome 5 sequence genomic sequence GCTGAAAGTTCAAAGAAAGGTTTGCCTCGAGACATTTTTTGTTCCATCCCGTCCAATCTGTAACGCAACATGGGCCACAGTCCGCTCTTCACGACCTGCCGCGTGCTATGAAGCGGCGCCAGGCAGGTGCTTCGGCCCCCGCCACACACTCTAgccacccccgccccgcagGTCCCCACATGGCGCCTCCCTTGGGGTGTCTCGGGCTCCCaagcagtgggcagcgagggcgcCGGGCGAGATAGGTGCGAGTCGTGCGGACACTCTGCTTGTCGCATGAGTGGCGCAAGCGttgccacagctgcagggcGCACCGACGCGACGCTATCCACAGCCTCGTCGCCGACACCAGTGGCGATGAGTCACTCTGACCCCCGCGCTGGAGGCACTGGGCTCTGTCACCGCTGGGCTGCTTCCGATGGTAGCAGGGGAAGGGGCTGCCTGGGCTCCCCACGCAGTGtgtgcgggaggggggggggagtgctGGACCCTGAGATGCCATGCGTTGAGATGTCCCCCTGGTCATTCGGGGGTTACTGGGCTGAGTGAAAAGGGAATGGAGAATGGTTTGTTTCGAACTTAACAGCCACGCCGATTCACCTTGTGATGCCAACTTTCCACTTTCTCCacgcctttctcttctctccggCCTATCAACTGTGCTTGCTCAGCCAATTATTTACTGCATACGTACACCCATTCAAAAGCACGTCAACTACTCTATTTTTATTTTTGTTTTTGAATCTGAACTTATTGTACTGTCAGTCCTTTCACATTCTACTGCGCAGTTCGTGCCGTTTTCCATCGCTTGACAACTTCACTCCATTTTTACCTAACAATGGGCTTCTCACTGTTGTCCATTATTGGGGTGGCTGTCGTAACTCTTCTCCTTGTCGTAGCTGCGCCAAGCTGTGCAGACTCCATTATTGTCAATGAGGCCACTCGAGCATGGCTGAATATGTGGGTTGACGCTATTCCAAACCTGCAGATCATTTGGATGAACCCGAACATTTGCTCTCGCTCTGGTATCGAGTGCGTCTCAGCCACCAACTCCATCAACATCCGTCTGGATGCCGTGACATCTGCTGGCTTCAACTTCATCGGTACCCTACCGGAGGTGAGCCACTCCATCGACGGTAGTCAGCTTCAGATCACCAGTGTCTCTGTCAGCGGTAAGACTCGCTTTACCGGTACCATCCCTGCATCGTGGGCGCGCATCACCCGCCTTACTAGCCTGGATTTCAGCAGGACTCGAATGAGTGGCCGAATTCCTGATAGTCTCGGCAACCTCCCCAACCTGGTATCTATCAATTTCGCAAACGCATACTTCTGTTACGGTCTTCCCAACTGGAATGCTTCTGGCTTGCCGATGCTTACACAGGCCACATTTGCAAATAACAACATGC encodes the following:
- a CDS encoding surface antigen like protein (TriTrypDB/GeneDB-style sysID: LpmP.05.1200), producing MGFSLLSIIGVAVVTLLLVVAAPSCADSIIVNEATRAWLNMWVDAIPNLQIIWMNPNICSRSGIECVSATNSINIRLDAVTSAGFNFIGTLPEVSHSIDGSQLQITSVSVSGKTRFTGTIPASWARITRLTSLDFSRTRMSGRIPDSLGNLPNLVSINFANAYFCYGLPNWNASGLPMLTQATFANNNMRGPFASSWSTFPASMSLDITGNKLCGCMPKSWESKPNLVAAAKAMDPGTASGCFRSCNSASLSYCPAPPTANGAQMITMSMTMIIMVVAVISLVF